In one window of Gossypium hirsutum isolate 1008001.06 chromosome A01, Gossypium_hirsutum_v2.1, whole genome shotgun sequence DNA:
- the LOC107921149 gene encoding auxin-responsive protein SAUR71, whose protein sequence is MCNTFLIPSFPLLYIFPNPPSPPLSSHFSSLFPTTTLKDFFLLIHYPMKQLIRRLSRVADASSQYSLLSSDTDSTRHRITRRAESFRIAVASLKKPVRRSVPEGHVPVYVGEEMERFLVNAELLNHPVFVSLLNKSAQEYGYDQKGVLHIPCHVLVFERVMEALRLGADLRDLQDLLRSFSDDCFLDL, encoded by the coding sequence ATGTGTAATACTTTTTTAATTCCCTCTTTCCCTTTGCTTTATATATTCCCAAATCCCCCCTCTCCTCCTCTATCCTCCcacttctcttctctttttccGACGACCACACTCAAagatttctttcttttaattcattACCCAATGAAGCAGCTCATCCGCCGTCTCTCCCGCGTCGCCGATGCTTCCTCCCAGTATAGCCTTCTCAGTTCCGACACCGACTCCACGCGCCATCGCATCACGCGTCGGGCTGAATCTTTCCGTATCGCGGTCGCTTCCTTGAAAAAGCCGGTGCGCCGTTCTGTCCCCGAAGGTCACGTGCCGGTCTACGTGGGGGAAGAGATGGAGCGGTTCCTGGTGAACGCAGAGTTGCTGAACCACCCGGTTTTTGTTAGCTTGCTTAATAAATCGGCTCAGGAGTACGGGTATGACCAAAAAGGGGTACTTCATATTCCGTGTCACGTTCTGGTTTTTGAACGGGTTATGGAAGCGTTGAGACTGGGGGCTGACCTACGTGACCTCCAGGACCTCCTTCGTTCTTTCTCCGACGACTGTTTTCTCGATTTATAA